The following proteins come from a genomic window of Ammospiza nelsoni isolate bAmmNel1 chromosome 6, bAmmNel1.pri, whole genome shotgun sequence:
- the TMEM229B gene encoding transmembrane protein 229B produces MAAAEPLTAFSRWYLYAIHGYFCEVMFTAAWEFVVNFNWKFPGVTSVWALFIYGTSILIVEKMYLYLKDKCNILVRCFIYTLWTYLWEFTTGLILRQFNACPWDYSQFDFDFMGLITLEYAIPWFCASFIMEQLVIRNTLRLRFDETAEPGAPTTPVALANGHVKTD; encoded by the coding sequence ATGGCTGCGGCAGAACCTCTGACCGCTTTCTCCCGATGGTACCTCTATGCCATCCACGGCTATTTCTGTGAGGTGATGttcacagctgcctgggaaTTTGTGGTCAACTTCAACTGGAAGTTCCCTGGTGTTACCAGTGTCTGGGCACTCTTCATCTATGGCACCTCCATCCTCATTGTGGAGAAGATGTATCTGTATCTCAAAGACAAGTGTAACATTTTAGTGCGCTGCTTCATTTACACACTGTGGACATACCTCTGGGAGTTCACCACTGGCCTCATCCTACGCCAGTTCAATGCCTGCCCATGGGACTATTCCCAGTTTGATTTTGACTTCATGGGCCTGATCACCCTGGAGTATGCCATCCCATGGTTTTGTGCTTCTTTCATCATGGAGCAGCTGGTGATCAGAAACACCCTGCGCTTACGATTTGATGAGACTGCCGAGCCTGGGGCCCCCACCACGCCTGTTGCCTTGGCCAATGGCCACGTGAAGACAGATTGA